CTTCTCGCCGAAGAACGCCAGGTCCGGCCGGGTGAGCTGGAGCAGCTTCAACACCACGGTGAGTACGCCGTGGAAGAAGCCGGGACGACTCGCGCCCTCCAGCTCCGCGCCGAGCGGGCCCGGGTCGAGGCGTACGCGGGGCTGGCCGTCCGGATACATGTCGGCGACCGACGGGGCGAAGACCAGGTCGGCGCCCGCCCGGCGGCACACCTCCAGGTCCGCGTCGAGGGTGCGCGGGTAGCGGTCGAAGTCCTCGTTCGGCCCGAACTGCAACGGGTTCACGAAGATCGTCACCAGCACGTGGTCGGCCTGTTCCCGGGCCGCGCGCAGCAACGTCTCGTGCCCGGAGTGCAGCGCGCCCATGGTCATCACCACCCCGACCGTGCCCTTCAGCGCGGCCCGAGCCTCGGCCAACTCGGCGCGCGTGTGTACGAGTTGCGTCATCGCTGCACCTCGGTTCGCGACTGCGGGGCTCGCAAGATCGGCTCACTCCTCGCGCTCACAGCCACACCTCGGTTCGCGACTGCGGGGCTCGCAAGATCGGCTCACTCCTCGCGCTCACGCGGCCACCTCCCTACCGTTGTCGGCCAGCACGCCGAGCAGCGACTGCGCGTCCACCGGCTGGAGCCGGCCGGCGGCGATCGCCCGGTCGGCGGTACGTCGGGCCAACGCCAGGTACGCGGGGACGGATTCCGGCGCGGTGGAGGCCAACCGGGCCAGGTGCCGCGCAACGGTGCCCGCGTCGCCCCGGGAGACCGGGCCGGTCAGGGCGTCGTCGCCGAGCCGCAGGGCGTTCTCCAGGGCGGCGCGCAGCAGCGGGGCCAGCACCTTCTCCGGCCGGTCCACCCCGGCGTCGCGCAGCCGGTCGGCCGCCTCGTTCACCAGGGTCACCAGGTGGTTCGCGCCGTGGGCCAGCGCGGCGTGGTACAGCGGGCGGTCCGACTCGGCCACCCACTCGGGCACGCCGCCCAGGTCGGCGACCAGCCGGGCGGCCAGTGGACGCAGCTCGGCCGGGGCGGTCACCCCGTACGAGATGCCGGCCAGCCGGGTCAGGTCGTCCGGCGTACCGGTGAAGGTCATCGCGGGGTGCAGGGCCAGCGGCCGGGCACCGACCTCGGCGGCCGGCGCCAGCACGGCGAGGCCGTGCGCGCCGGAGGTGTGCGCGACCACCTGGCCGGGGCGCAGCGCGCCCCGGTCGGCGAGGTCGGCCACCACACCGGCCAGGGCATCGTCGGGCACCGCGATCAGCAGCAGGTCGGCGGCGGCGTGGGCCACGGCGGCGACCGGGCGGCGCGGCACCTCGGGCAGCAGCAGCGCCAACCGGGCGCGGCTGGCGCTGGAGCCGCCGGCGACGGCGACCACCCGATGCCCGGCGGCGGTGAGTGCGGCGCCCAGCACGGCTCCGACGCGGCCGGCACCGATGACACCGACGGTCAGCAGACGGGGGGCGGCAGGGGCGCCGGGAACGGCGCGATCCCGCGATGCGGCGGGCCCGTGCGGGGCTGCCGGACGCGGACGCAGCGGTGCGCTCATGGCGATGATCCAGTCCTCGAGAAGGGGTACCGGTCGATCGCAAGTATGCGCCCGCCCCGCCGAACCAGGACAAGCATGTGTGAAAACCTTCACCAGCGAAACAAGGGTCCCCCGCCGACCCATCCGATTGCAC
This portion of the Micromonospora zamorensis genome encodes:
- the panC gene encoding pantoate--beta-alanine ligase, producing MTQLVHTRAELAEARAALKGTVGVVMTMGALHSGHETLLRAAREQADHVLVTIFVNPLQFGPNEDFDRYPRTLDADLEVCRRAGADLVFAPSVADMYPDGQPRVRLDPGPLGAELEGASRPGFFHGVLTVVLKLLQLTRPDLAFFGEKDYQQLTLVRRMTRDLDVPVEVVGVPTVRESDGLALSSRNRYLSESERAAALSLSAALRAGARAADDGRDAGAVLTAAHAAFGAGTPGARLDYLVLTDPELEPGPVSGPARLVIAAWVGATRLIDNAAIRLAPRP
- a CDS encoding Rossmann-like and DUF2520 domain-containing protein; this encodes MSAPLRPRPAAPHGPAASRDRAVPGAPAAPRLLTVGVIGAGRVGAVLGAALTAAGHRVVAVAGGSSASRARLALLLPEVPRRPVAAVAHAAADLLLIAVPDDALAGVVADLADRGALRPGQVVAHTSGAHGLAVLAPAAEVGARPLALHPAMTFTGTPDDLTRLAGISYGVTAPAELRPLAARLVADLGGVPEWVAESDRPLYHAALAHGANHLVTLVNEAADRLRDAGVDRPEKVLAPLLRAALENALRLGDDALTGPVSRGDAGTVARHLARLASTAPESVPAYLALARRTADRAIAAGRLQPVDAQSLLGVLADNGREVAA